The Salmo salar chromosome ssa19, Ssal_v3.1, whole genome shotgun sequence DNA window GGTGAATActgtggcaggtagcctcgtggttagagcgttgggccagtaaccgaaaggttgctcgatcaaatccccgagctgacaaggtaaaaatctctagctctgtccctgagcaaggcagttaaacaACTGTTCTCTGGGCACCGAAGACattgatgtcgattaaggcagccccccgcacctctctgattcagaggggttgggttaaatgtagaagacacatttcagttcaatgcattcagttgtacaactgactaggtatccccctttccctttactactgactaggtatctccctaatgtattgtgtcattttgtagTCACTTTTATTGCAAGTAAGACTAAAAgatggataatcctgaattaaTTGTGAATGATGAGTGCAAACGTTACAGAGGGACAAagataatccccccccccccaaaatgctaATCTCCCCCATTATTGTTGAGTTTCGCATGCTTTGGTGTAGCCTCtctaactttattgaacaaaacataacccaaaacacaactgCATCCAaggagtttgtagagtcacatgcttgatgtagtcattgcgtgctaggaatatggtaTATTtcaagtatatttcactggtcacccccaaagccaattcttcctttggccacctttccttccagttctctgctgccaatgactggaacgaactgcaaaaatcactgaatctggagactcatatctccctcactaactttaaaagcaccaactgtcagagcagctcacagatcactgcacctgtacatagcccatctgtaaatagcccatccaactacctcatccccatactgttatttattttgctcctttgcaccccagtatctctacttgcacattcagcttctgcacatctatcactccagtgtttaattgctaaattgtaattatttcaccagaaggcggtcgtaaattccaaagggaaagtcctgcctcatggccacagttttgagacagagtggtttcatagagagaaaggaattcttccacctcacaggacgGGGGAactgaacgacatttatgttctggagaaggtataaaagatcagtgaagaatccagctacgaactggtctgtTTGGTACAatgttgtgaaactcatgagacaatacggccatattaccataataatgtttatatgatagcctcagctatgaggcttacatctaaatggttgtataaaatttaTGAATATGGATAaacctatttggaatatgttgggatgcttgtaagatgttaatgtgagagaattgtattttctacttaaagttttaccaagtcaccggcacgcccccagggacacagacaggacaaggggtcatgtgacagccttttctacgttcagtatatGAACCCCGACCCAGGGTTTCTTTccccagaccagcttacctcgataacgagagggccaaggtttgaccatgcatccctctactgaactttaaccataccacgtggttaaactattagactatcgatacagacagaataataacaagtctttgatattaattactagtctgcagctaggaattcggtatcattgaacgcgacaaccgacgaaacatccattctataacgacattaatgaatgtcgctttgaaagatccattctaaccaagagagagagagaactctccaactgaaccaaactctccaacaaagatcacgacgacacactgagcgtaaatatatatattgattgcaattgtttccgaatgagtgagcgttcatgtgcaaaggattagcatatcaattgttataaTTTTCAACTTTTAACAAGCCCCCAtgtcggtttagcccactagggcacattcctctaccatttctttgtaatgatacctactgttttgtatgctttgtgtgaattacttagtttagtaaataaatgattttaagacaattgatgtatggatgacttagtgaagactgggttcgtgcagataacaacaatttacaacatttggaatgagactgacgcgaGGTAAAAATACATCATTAAATCAGAAGACTAAtcgatcagatattataatatcaaagttatattaggaaaattataactttgtaatctgaatattttccttggtgccctgacCTCCTAgtaaattacagttacacgattaatcagttaatcgcgtaataataattagagttatttgataaacatgtcttcagtttaatgatgccaaagacacaactgtatgtttgtttattccatgtgtaactgtgttgttgtttgtctcgcactgcactgctttgctttatcttggccaggtcacagttgtaaatgagaacttgttctcaactagcctacatggttaaattaaggtgaaataaaataaaaataaataaaaataggacCAAATACTGTTGACTACTTTGGTGCACTAAGTGAAATTTGTCTAAATACTTGACGTCttcaaaatgggggggggggattagacTTATAGTGCTTAAATTTcaaaacggtaaaacagatatgtattaaTATGctctcaaataaaaggtgacattctgtactgtcacctcatataaaacatttgatctaaaatccaaaatgctggagtatagcgCCAAATGAAAACATTTAgcatcactgtccaaatacatacgCATTGCAGTGTATGTAGCTCATTGGCTTGTAGTTACTCCAACTTCctaatacactctctctctccaggagggAGTATTGTTCCAGTCGTTTCTAGAGGTGAAATCTCTGCCAGTCGCCACCACTACTGACCAGGAGGTAAAGGCAGAGCTTAAAGCCATTAAGGTGGAGGTTGTTACCCATAAGACATCACCGAGCTCCATGCAAGTGCAGACCTTCTACAGTAGTTGCAGCACATGGTCAGTTTTCTTTTTCTGCGTAgtctttcctcaccatctttctAGTTTCATAAAACATGTAACCATGtttccaataaaaaaaaatagtgtTCAAATGATTTCAATCGTTCTGTATTTTCTTTTGGCCAGTAATGATGGTTGCATGAATAAACCCTTTACATCTCAGCCGAGACGCTAGATCTCTGCAGAGATCAACGTCCCGAGGACACTAAACAAAGTTTTAGAGAATATATTACATGGCAGTTAAAATTGGAAGGAACTGTTGACGAAGTGTACTTTATACACATGAATAAAAGTTGGGTAGATCATAAACAATACATCTTACGTTTTCACACAAAGTTCAAGTTAGAAATAACAATGTTAGTGTGATTTGAAACATGCATAATTCATGACCAAACCTGAGTGTGAGAACATTTTATACATGACGCCCCATCTTAGCCTGGCTGACGCGAGAGAGAGCAGTGACACACTGGTCAGGAGTCCGTTGTTGGTGCAATATTTACACACAACTTTACTCGAGCTTTGAttggtaaaaaaacaaaacaagcaaACTAAAACCCAAAGGTTGTATTGCaagggaggctggtgggaggagcacgGACTCGTAAATGGGTAGGACGGAATTAAATCAGTCGGAAAATCAGACACCGCTGATCTAATAAAGTTTTATTTTCTTACAAACGACCAGTTTCcgtcttctttttttttctttcttcctaGGAAATTAAACCCTTTTTGAATTCATACTAGCATCTACATAATGGTTGTATTAATACTTCACAATATATTAAGTCTAGGGTTGTGTCCCACTGCTCAGACGTTATTGATGCGAGCCAGATCTTATGCCTGGGAAGGAATTTTACGCATCAATTAACCACATATGTAATAGCAATCTGGTTCTCGACGGCACAGTCGACGACGTGGCACACAGCGTCTGAGCAGGGGCACACGACCTTGATGTTATGGTACACATGCATACAATCCAGGCTGTATGAGGAGCCACAGTCACCAGAATACAAAGAGAGAaaaggaaggggggagagaataggagagggagagatcagggtaaggaagagaggggggaagtagggagggaggagagggaacgaggaggggagagaatatgagagggagagatggggaagggGGCTGCAGAACGACTCGTCTGTCCCAGTTTGAAAAAGTCCCGATGCCCCGTATCTGACCCTCTCCAGAAACACGGACTGCATAtgaacacaaacatacacatgcacccttccaacacacacacacaatcttccACCAGTCCTACATCTACTAGCCTGGAGAGAGACTTTAGTGTTAAACGTGATTCTCTTTCACAGAAAGAACAAATCCACTGGGACATTAACAGCTACTGCAGCAAGCCTGGGGTCAACACAACAAACATTTAtaattataatatataataataaaaagaCATTCAAATACAGTAAGATTTTTTGCTTGTAAATACAAAACTACATGAGAAAGCATTAAAATAATATCTGTTGATCAGAATAACATATTATAAAAGCAGAGGTGCTTGATCAAAGTCCCTCTCTTCCGTTAGCAGTACGTATGTATATATCATCCATCCACTGCCTAGTAACAGATGCCTCTGAACAGGAAGCGTTTTCTCAGTGGGTGGGGCTAAATCTCCTTTCTTCTTATCTTGGGAGGAAGTTAGATTCCCAGGATCCTGGAGAGTCGCCGAGATGTGAGGGGTCACAGGCAAAGGAAGTCTCATTGGCCACTCCGACATTATCAGAGTAGCCACTTCCCTACCCTCTCCACACTcactctccatcctctacctgGCCATTTGGCGTCCAGAGATGCAATGGTGAGAATCTCATGTGGCCGTTCAGTACGAGTCAGTTTCACATCACAGTAGACCAGAGGCtaatccagaccagaccagtcaaATTCAGACCAGCTTCATAGTTCCCTTTAGAAGAGACTCCCAAGTGCATcactgtctcggtctctctctgaatctcaggGTTCCTCTATGCCAGTCCCTGCTGAGAACACCGTATTCAGTCTCTCTGAATCTCAGGGTTCCTCAATGCCAGTCCCTGCTGAGAACACCGTATTCAGTCTCTCTGAATCTCAGGGTTCCTCTATGCCAGTCCCTGCTGAGAACACCGTATTCAGTCTCTCTGAATCTCAGGGTTCCTCTATGCCAGTCCCTGCTGAGAACACCGTATTCAGTCTCTCTGAATCTCAGGGTTCCTCTATGCCAGTCCCTGCTGAGAACACCGTATTCAGTCTCTCTGAATCTCAGGGCTCCTCTATGCCAGTCCCTGCTGAGAACACCGTATTCAGTCTCTCTGAATCTCAGGGTTCCTCTATGCCAGTCCCTGCTGAGAACACCGTATTCAGTCTCTCTGAATCTCAGGGTTCCTCTATGCCAGTCCCGGCTGAGAACACCGTATTCAGTCTCTCTGAATCTCAGGGTTCCTCTATGCCAGTCCCTGCTGAGAACACCGTATTCAGTCTCTCTGAATCTCAGGGTTCCTCTATGCCAGTCCCTGCTGAGAACACCGTATTCAGTCTCTCTGAATCTCAGGGTTCCTCTATGCCAGTCCCTGCTGAGAACACCGTATTCAGTCTCTCTGAATCTCAGGGTTCCTCTATGCCAGTCCCTGCTGAGAACACCGTATTCAGTCTCTCTGAATCTCAGGGTTCCTCTATGCCAGTCCCTGCTGAGAACACCGTATTCAGTCTCTCTGAATCTCAGGGTTCCTCTATGCCAGTCCCTGCTGAGAACACCGTATTCAGTCTCTCTGAATCTCAGGGTTCCTCTATGCCAGTCCCTGCTGAGAACACCGTATTCAGTCTCTCTGAATCTCAGGGTTCCTCTATGCCAGTCCCTGCTGAGAACACCGTATTCAGTCTCTCTGAATCTCAGGGTTCCTCTATGCCAGTCCCTGCTGAGAACACCGTATTCAGTCTCTCTGAATCTCAGGGTTCCTCTATGCCAGTCCCTGCTGAGAACACCGTATTCAGTCTCTCTGAATCTTAGGGTTCCTCTATGCCAGTCCCTGCTGAGAACACCGTATTCAGTCTCTCTGAATCTCAGGGCTCCTCTATGCCAGTCCCTGCTGAGAACACCGTATTCAGTCTCTCTGAATCTCAGGGTTCCTCTATGCCAGTCCCTGCTGAGAACACCGTATTCAGTCTCTCTGAATCTCAGGGTTCCTCTATGCCAGTCCCTGCTGAGAACACCGTATTCAGTCTCTCTGAATCTCAGGGTTCCTCTATGCCAGTCCCTGCTGAGAACACCGTATTCAGTCTCTCTGAATCTCAGGGTTCCTCTATGCCAGTCCCTGCTGAGAACACCGTATTCAGTCTCTCTGAATCTCAGGGTTCCTCTATGCCAGTCCCTGCTGAGAACACCGTATTCAGTCTCTCTGAATCTCAGGGTTCCTCTATGCCAGTCCCTGCTGAGAACACCGTATTCAGTCTCTCTGAATCTCAGGGTTCCTCTATGCCAGTCCCGGCTGAGAACACCGTATTCAGTCTCTCTGGCTCCCTATGGTCAGCGTGTGTGAGTGAtgaatatgtctgtgtgtgtatatatatatatatatatatatataggagtgTGTTATGAATGTGtgttatgtagtgtgtgtatgtagattatagggtgtgtgtacatgtgatgtgtgtgtgttcagttgtGTTGCAGCGTGTTGGACTCTATGGGCGGGGCTGAGTCGTAAAGTGTGTCTGTGTCGTGTGTGGGTTCTCCAGCCAGAGTACAGGGGTTGGACAGAGTTCCCGCTCCACAGTCACAGAAAAacctacggagagagagagagatggggggggggtaacACGGATTACAGGACAGGAGAGGGCGTGAGACAAAGAAACATCCAAAACATAATGAAAACATATATAAGTTGTTATCCTGTTATTCTAAAAAGATACTCGGCGAAAAATAGTACTGACAGTCCTTCAATTCTTTTGAAACAAAACGCCACAGGCGGGACCATCTAGTCGGTAGTAAACGGTTGGCGTGCGCTACTCACCTATCGTGCCGTATAAACTCCACGTCGTGTCCTTGGTGACACTTCTTGATGCAGTTCACACAGATGGCGTTCCTGTCTGTCGTATTGCAGGTGtgacacctggacacacacaggtCAAAGAAAACATCAGTGGAGTAACTGCTGCGTACCTGTGACTAAATGTCCTCTGCGTACCTGTGACTAAATGTCCTCTGCGTACCTGTGACTAAATGTCCTCTGCGTACCTGTGACTAAATGTCCTCTGCGTACCTGTGACTAAATGTCCTCTGCGTACCTGTGACTAAATGTCCTCTGCGTACCTGTGACTAAATGTCCTCTGCGTACCTGTAGGAGTCGTGCATGGgcgggtgtgtgtacctgtaggagTCGCGCATGGGCTGGTGTGTGTACTTGTAGGAGTCGCGCATGGGCTGGTGTGTGTACTTGTAGGAGTCGTGCATGGGCTGGTGTGTGTACTTGTAGGAGTCGTGCATGGGCTGGTATGTGTACTTGTAGGAGTCGTGCATGGgctggtgtgtgtacctgtaggagTCGCGCATGGGCTGGTGTGTGTACTTGTAGGAGTCGCGCATGGGCTGGTGTGTGTACTTGTAGGAGTCGTGCATGGgctggtgtgtgtacctgtaggagTCGTGCATGGtctggtgtgtgtacctgtaggagTCGTGCATGGgctggtgtgtgtacctgtaaaaGTCATGCATGGGGTAGGAGGTGTAGCTGGAGATCTTGTAGAGACATTGTCCTCTGCTCACAGCTTTCTCTATGGCATCCTGGTTATTCATTATCTTATTATCTGGAAGAGAGGCAGAGCAGAGGATGAGAGCCCGTCCACTTGACAGACATTCCCAAAAGATCACATATCCAGAGAGTGCAGTGACCAAGAACCTTTTTCTATACAGTCTAAGCCAGCCATAGTCACTGCGCGTCTCACGGCAACCCTATTGGCGTCTCTCTGCAATGATCTGAATGAATGTGTTGTGCAAGTTATTTCTTCAGTCAGCTGAATGTGCTGCTTAATTAGTACATAGAACCATGGTTACGCCAGTAACCTCCAGTATCCACTATTAGCAGCTGGGACAAACAGAGATAATATTCCTAGGAATTTGACTATAGCTGTTGAACTGAGTTTGACCCCATTCCTGAAAGCAAAGACTCTCAGGAACACATACGTGTCTTCTGTTTCCATCTACGACGAACACAAGCTGTGTAGGACTCGTTAGAAGGGAGAGTGATGAATCTGCACAGAATGACTGGGGGAAATGAACTGATTAAAACCATATACTTCCTTCAGACTGAAATTTAACAAATATCTTTGTACTATAACTTTTGAGATAATGGCAATAAGGCCAAATTCAAAAGATTCATCAAATAATTTAGTAACATTTGTTTCTAATAGCCAAGTGTCCTACAATGGAGAATGAAATAGCTTGTTTGTCCATGTTAATTAGTATCTATAAATATCATGTGTGAATTCATTTGAATtcttgccccccccccaaccccctttCTCCGATCGATAGCCTATGGCGGCTCGCCCAGCGAGGTTGTTTCACAAGTGGATCCCTCAGAAATATACTGACTACCACTGGTCTGGTCTGTTAGCTCTACATTACCCTACCCTGTTAGCGCTAGCTACCTTTCATGGTCACGTTCACCCCCGAGGCGAGGAACAGGCCTCCGAAACGGTTGTTGAAGATCTGGTTTCCCTCCAGAGTTGCAGTGGCGTGGTTGGTTATCTCGATACCTGAGACAGGAAATGACATCCTCAACACAGGTGGCGGACGACGAGTAGCTTACAGTATTGACCAGTCAGTACAGTAAAGTTCATGTAAAATGTGTACACATGGGCAGCTCACCTGCAGCAAAACCGTCGAAGATGCGGTTCTTGCGGAGCACCGGGTGGCTGTTGGTGCTGATCAGAACTCCCGCCTGGGCGTTCCTGAAGATATCGTTCTCCTCCAGGAGACCTCGCCCTCCGTTGAAGATACAGATGCCTCCGTCTCTCCCGTCGTGGATCTTGTTGCGCCGCAGCGTGGGGTTGCTGTCCGTCTTAATCCACACGCCCGCCATGGCGTTGTCGAAGATCTCATTGTCCTCGATGAAACCCAGACCCGAGTTGTAGACCAGGATGCCTCCGTTCTGTCCTCCCCAGATCTTGTTGCGTCGGATCTTGGGGTTGCTGCCCGTCCTATAGACAACCAACAGTGTTAGTAAAACCGCCATCTAACATCAGTTAAACGTTATCATCCCCACCGTGTGTCCTGCGCTGGACTGGCGTGTGAGGAGGCAGGACCTACCGTATTTGAACGCCGGAGTACATGTGATTGTAGATGTCGTTGTCTTCCAACACCCCATGGCCGTTGTCATAGAAATACACGCCAACCTGAGAGGGAGAAAGGGCGTTAGGTCGGACTTCTAAACAATTTAGAGTCCGGACACTAATGAGACAGGCCTCCAATTCTCACAGGATACAACATCCCTTTTGTATTTGTTCTTCCAACGATAACGGTGAGAGAATGAGTGTGGGCTGTGTGTTACCTGTTTGCCGCTGTGGATGCGGTTTCTGCGGAGGACAGGCGTGCTGCCAGTTGTCACCCAGACTCCTGCCAGCGTGTTGCTGTACACCTCGTTCTCCTCGATCACACCCTGGCCCTTCTCATgctgaacacgcacacacacacacaacatttagCAACATCTCCTGAGACGCACAAGTCCAAGGATCTATATGAGTAAACTGATTTACCACGTAGATGCCGCCGTGCTGTCCGTCGTGGATCTTGTTATGGCGTACAATCGGGCAGCTGTTGGTTCTGATTTGGATTCCTGCCAGAGCGTTGCCATGGATATCGTTCCCCTCGATCAGGCCACGCCCATCGCCAAATATGTACACGCCCCCTTGGTTACCGTTAAAGATTGCATTGCCCCTAGAGACGAACAGAACGTCAACAAACAGCCCATAATACTGAGAGAGGGGTTAGTGTCTAATTTCACAGAGtagttttatgtgtgtgtgtttcctgcatcgcagtgcaactatgcgtgtgtatgtgtaacaGTATTGtcggggtgtatgtgtgtgtaacagtattgttggggtgtgtgtgtaccgtatCGTAGGGTTACTATGCGTGTGTATGTATAACAGTattgttggggtgtgtgtgtaccgtatCGTAGGGTTACTATGCGTGTGTATGTATAACAGTATTGtcggggtgtatgtgtgtgtaacagtattgttggggtgtgtgtgtaccgtatCGTAGGGTTACTATGTGTGCGTATGTATAACAGTATTGtcggggtgtatgtgtgtgtaacagtattgttggggtgtgtgtgtaccgtatCGTAGGGTTACTATGCGTGTGTATGTATAACAGTATTGtcggggtgtatgtgtgtgtaacagtattgtaggggtgtgtgtgtaccgtatCGTAGGGTTACTATGCGTGTGTATGTATAACAGTattgtcggggtgtgtgtgtaccgtatCGTAGGGTTactatgcgtgtgtatgtgtaacagtattgtcggggtgtgtgtgtaacagtattgtaggggtgtgtgtgtaccatatCGTAGGGTTACTATGCGTGTGTATGTATAACAGTattgtcagggtgtgtgtgtaacagtattgtaggggtgtatgtgtgtgtaacagtattgttggggtgtgtgtgtaccgtatCGTAGGGTTACTATGCGTGTGTATGTATAACAGTattgtcggggtgtgtgtgtaacagtattgtcggggtgtgtgtgtaccgtatCGTAGGGTTactatgcgtgtgtatgtgtaacaGTATTGtcggggtgtatgtgtgtgtaacagtattgttggggtgtgtgtgtaccgtatCGTAGGGTTACTATGCGTGTGTATGTATAACAGTATTGTcggggtgcatgtgtgtgtaacagtattgtaggggtgtgtgtgtaccgtatCGTAGGGTTACTATGCGTGTGTATGTATAACAGTattgtcggggtgtgtgtgtaacagtattgtaggggtgtgtgtgtaacagtattgtcggggtgtgtgtgtaccagtattgtaggggtgtgtgtgtaccgtatCGTAGGGTTACTATGCGTGTGTATGTATAACAGTattgtcggggtgtgtgtgtaacagtattgtcggggtgtgtgtgtaacagtattgtcggggtgtgtgtgtaacagtattgtaggggtgtatgtgtgtgtaacagtattgtaggggtgtgtgtgtaccgtatCGTAGGGTTactatgcgtgtgtatgtgtaacagtattgtcggggtgtgtgtgtaacagtattgtaggggtgtgtgtgtaccgtatCGTAGGGttactatgtgtgtgtatgtataacagTATTGtcggggtgtatgtgtgtgtaacagtattgtcggggtgtgtgtgtaccgtatCATAGGGTTactatgcgtgtgtatgtgtaacagtattgtcggggtgtgtgtgtaacagtattgtaggggtgtgtgtgtaccgtatCGTAGGGTTACTATGCGTGTGTATGTATAACAGTATTGtcggggtgtatgtgtgtgtaacagtattgtcggggtgtgtgtgtaccgtatCGTAGGGTTACTATGCGTGTGTATGTATAACAGTattgtcggggtgtgtgtgtaacagtattgtcggggtgtgtgtgtaacagtattgtcggggtgtgtgtgtaacagtattgtaggggtgtatgtgtgtgtaacagtattgtaggggtgtgtgtgtaccgtatCGTAGGGTTactatgcgtgtgtatgtgtaacagtattgtcggggtgtgtgtgtaacagtattgtaggggtgtgtgtgtaccgtatCGTAGGGttactatgtgtgtgtatgtataacagTATTGtcggggtgtatgtgtgtgtaacagtattgtcggggtgtgtgtgtaacagtattgtaggggtgtgtgtgtaccgtatCGTAGGGTCGCTGTTGGAGGTGATCCAGACTCCAGCGAAGTTGTTGGCGTAGATCTTGTTTTCTATAAACTGTCCTCTTCCTTTCTCATGCACATAGATGCCCCCTGTCTGGCCATGGTGAATTTCACAGCGAACCACTGTAGGGTTAGCATACGCCTTCACCTCAAAGCCTGCTATACGATTCCTGTGGATGTTACAACTCTCAAAATAaccctgaggggagagagagatactgtcagCATTGCAATGTACAGCACTTATGTAAAAACCTGGGAAATGGTGGGTGAGAAGTTATAGGTCAGTGTGTTACCATGCCGTGGTCGAAGGTGAAGACTCCTACATCTCGGCCGTGGTGGATGTGGTTTCGTCTGATGATGGGGTTGCCGTGGTTTTTTACCCAGATTCCCGCCAATGCATTATTACTGATCTCATTATCCTCATAGATACCCTGGAACACATCATCACACCATTATCCTCAAAGATACCCCACAATACATTGTCACATCATTATaccacagcattgttgaatactcgtttctgattggccAGAAGGGCATTAAAACCAGAAAACGGGACAGTTGGGAAAGACATCGGGACAATCATGAAGCAATATGctcctacagtcgtggccaaaggttttgagaatgacacaaatattcatttccacaaagtttgctgcttcagtgtctttagatatttttgtcagatgttactatggaatactgaagtataattacaagcatttcataagtgtcaaaggattttattgacaattacatgaagttgatgcaaagagtcaatatttgcagtgttgacccttctttttcaagacctctgcaatccgccctggcatgctgtcaattaacttctgggccacatcctgactgatggcagcccattcttgcataatcaatgcctggagtttgtcagaatttgtgttttttgtttgtttgtccacctgcctcttgaggattgaccacaagttctcaatgggattaaggtctggggagtttcatggccatggacccaaaatattgatgttttgttccccgagccacttagttatcacttttgccttatggcaaggtgctccatcatgctggaaaaggcattgttcgtcaccaaactgttcctggatggttgggagaagttgttctcggaggatgtgttggtaccattctttattcatggctgtgttcttaggcaaaattgtgagtgagcccactcccttggctgagaagcaaccccacacatgaatggtctcaggatgctttactgttggcatgacacaggactgatggtagcgctcaccttgtcttctccagacaagcttttttccagatgccccaaaccatcggaaagaggattcatcagagaaaatgactatcccagtcctcagcagtccaatccctgtaccttttgcagtttataagtctgtccctgatgtttttcctggagagaagtggcttctttgctgcccttcttgacaccaggccatcctccaaaagtctttgcctcactgtgcgtgcagatggactcacacctgcctgctgccattcctgagcaagctctgtactggtggtgccccgatcccacagctgaatcaactttaggagacgtcctggcgcttgctggactttcttgggcgccctgaagccttcttcagaac harbors:
- the LOC106578936 gene encoding F-box only protein 11 isoform X3, whose protein sequence is MNSVRATNRRPRRVSRPRPVQPDRNEGDRADEEAPAAAAEVAVEESGPAAGNSPYQLRRKSLLPKRTASGTAAACPSKTAMEGASTSTTEPFGHRAKRARVSGRSHDLPAALAEQYLQQKLPDEVVLKIFSYLLEQDLCQTACVCKRFSELANDPILWKRLYMEVFEYTRPMMHPEPGKFYQVSPEEHDHPNPWKDSFQQLYKGAHVKPGFAEHFYSNPGRFKGRENMLYYDTIEDALGGVQESHFDGLIFVHSGIYTDEWIYIESPITMIGAAPGKVSDKVVIENTRDSTFVFMEGSEDAYVGYMTIRFNPDDKSAQHHNAHHCLEITVNCSPNIDHCIIRSTCTVGSAVCVSGQGACPTIKHCNISDCENVGLYITDHAQGIYEDNEISNNALAGIWVKNHGNPIIRRNHIHHGRDVGVFTFDHGMGYFESCNIHRNRIAGFEVKAYANPTVVRCEIHHGQTGGIYVHEKGRGQFIENKIYANNFAGVWITSNSDPTIRGNAIFNGNQGGVYIFGDGRGLIEGNDIHGNALAGIQIRTNSCPIVRHNKIHDGQHGGIYVHEKGQGVIEENEVYSNTLAGVWVTTGSTPVLRRNRIHSGKQVGVYFYDNGHGVLEDNDIYNHMYSGVQIRTGSNPKIRRNKIWGGQNGGILVYNSGLGFIEDNEIFDNAMAGVWIKTDSNPTLRRNKIHDGRDGGICIFNGGRGLLEENDIFRNAQAGVLISTNSHPVLRKNRIFDGFAAGIEITNHATATLEGNQIFNNRFGGLFLASGVNVTMKDNKIMNNQDAIEKAVSRGQCLYKISSYTSYPMHDFYRCHTCNTTDRNAICVNCIKKCHQGHDVEFIRHDRFFCDCGAGTLSNPCTLAGEPTHDTDTLYDSAPPIESNTLQHN
- the LOC106578936 gene encoding F-box only protein 11 isoform X2, whose amino-acid sequence is MNSVRATNRRPRRVSRPRPVQPDRNEGDRDEEAPAAAAEVAVEESGPAAGNSPYQLRRKSLLPKRTASGTAAACPSKTAMEGASTSTTEPFGHRAKRARVSGRSHDLPAALAEQYLQQKLPDEVVLKIFSYLLEQDLCQTACVCKRFSELANDPILWKRLYMEVFEYTRPMMHPEPGKFYQVSPEEHDHPNPWKDSFQQLYKGAHVKPGFAEHFYSNPGRFKGRENMLYYDTIEDALGGVQESHFDGLIFVHSGIYTDEWIYIESPITMIGAAPGKVSDKVVIENTRDSTFVFMEGSEDAYVGYMTIRFNPDDKSAQHHNAHHCLEITVNCSPNIDHCIIRSTCTVGSAVCVSGQGACPTIKHCNISDCENVGLYITDHAQGIYEDNEISNNALAGIWVKNHGNPIIRRNHIHHGRDVGVFTFDHGMGYFESCNIHRNRIAGFEVKAYANPTVVRCEIHHGQTGGIYVHEKGRGQFIENKIYANNFAGVWITSNSDPTIRGNAIFNGNQGGVYIFGDGRGLIEGNDIHGNALAGIQIRTNSCPIVRHNKIHDGQHGGIYVHEKGQGVIEENEVYSNTLAGVWVTTGSTPVLRRNRIHSGKQVGVYFYDNGHGVLEDNDIYNHMYSGVQIRTGSNPKIRRNKIWGGQNGGILVYNSGLGFIEDNEIFDNAMAGVWIKTDSNPTLRRNKIHDGRDGGICIFNGGRGLLEENDIFRNAQAGVLISTNSHPVLRKNRIFDGFAAGIEITNHATATLEGNQIFNNRFGGLFLASGVNVTMKVILCRFITLPSNESYTACVRRRWKQKTHNKIMNNQDAIEKAVSRGQCLYKISSYTSYPMHDFYRCHTCNTTDRNAICVNCIKKCHQGHDVEFIRHDRFFCDCGAGTLSNPCTLAGEPTHDTDTLYDSAPPIESNTLQHN